From the Pseudomonas syringae KCTC 12500 genome, the window CAGGCATTGCAGGTCGCTTGCTTGAGCACCTGGATATTGTCATGTGCTTCTACTGCAGCGACCAGTTCACGCCGCAGCTGTTCGGCACGCAGGCCGTCGACATCGAAGCGGGCATACGCCAGCGAACCGCCGAGGATCGGCTGCTGTTCGATCAGCAACACCTTGGCGCCGGCATTGGCGGCGCTCAGTGCTGCCTGCAAGCCGGCAGGTCCCGCGCCGATCACCGCCAGATCCGTGAACAGGTAGGCCTTGTCGTAGTACTCGGGCTGGAACGTCAGGTCCAGCACGCCAAGGCCGGCCTTCTTGCGAATGACCGGTTCCCAGACTTTCCACATGCCCTTGGGCTTGTAGAACGAGCGGTAGTAGAACCCCACCGGCATGAACTTCGAGAACTTGCCCAGGTACGCGTCCCGGTCGTTGTCCAGCGAGCCGCTGAAGTTCTGGCCGGTGGCCTGCAAGCCTTCCTGCAGGGCAACGGTGTCGGCCATTACGTTGGGCTCGTGAGGCAACTGGATCAGGCTGTTGGCGTCCTGTCCGGCCATGGTCAGCGGACCGCGCGGGCGGTGGTACTTGAATGACCGTGAAAGCAGGAAGCGACCGTTGGCCAGCAGCGCACTGGCAATACTGTCGCCCTGCAGGCCCTGATAGGTTTTGCCATCGAAGCTGAACGTGAGCGGCCGGGTGCGATCGATCAGCAGGCCCATGGGCGCGGGCAGGCGGGCGGGGGTGGTCATCCTGCGATCTCCTTGGAGGCGAGAGGGGCGAAGTCGATACGTGCGGTAAATAGTTCGCGTGGATCGAAGGTGCGGATGATCTCGTCGCTGCCGGTGTGGCGCTCGGCCAGGAACCAGTAGCTGGAGGGATTGTGCATCCACCACTCGCGCACCACGCCCAGCGTGTCCTCACTGTTGAACACGTAATCGGCCCACTCGGCGTCGCTGCAGGTTTGCGGGTCGGGCATGTGTTTGAATTCCCCGCCGTAGGTGAACTCGCTGATGTTGCGCGGCCCGTTGAGCGGGCAGGTCATGATTTTCATGTGTCGCTCTCCGTCAGTGGCTGGCCGCTGTTGCGCCCATTTCGTTGACTTGCTGAAAGGTCGAGAAGCGCTCGAGCGCGAATGGCTTGATCAACTCGGGCACCTTGCCGCCGCTGGCCACCAGTTCGGCCATGGTCTTGCCGCAGATCGGCGTGGCCTTGAAGCCCCAGGTGCCCCAGCCCGCATCCAGGTAGTAATTCCTGACCGGGGAGAGGCCCATGATCGGGCTGTAGTCCGGGGTCATGTCGGTGATCCCGGCCCATTGGCGCATCAGTTTGGCGTTGGCCAGAAACGGAAACATCTCGATGGCGTGGGCCAGCAGGCTTTCCTTGAGGTCCAGCGTCGAGCGGCTGTTGAACAACGGGTAGGGATCAGAGCCACCGCCAAACACCACTTCGCCACGGCTGGTCTGCTGCACATAGCAGTGCAGGGCGGACGAACTCACCAGCGGGTCAAGAAAGGGTTTGAAGGGTTGAGTGACCATCGCTTGCAGCGGGAAAGTCTGGATCGGCGAACGAATCCCGGCCTTCTTCATCATCTGCGAACTCATACCTGCCACCGCCTGCACGGCGCAACCGCACTGGATGGTGCCGCGATTGGTCTTCACCGCCTTAATGGTGCCGTTCTCGATCACCAGTTCCTGCACTTCGGTCAGTTGATGAATTTCCACTCCGCGCTTGGCCGCCTGCTTGGCGTAGCCCCAGGCAACCGCGTCATGCCGGGCGGTGCCGCCGTCGATGTGCCACAGGCCGGCGAGTACCGGCAGATGGCCGGGGTCCAGATTGAGACTCGGCACCAGTTCGCGGATCTGCTGGCGGTCGATCATCTCGGTGCGGCCGCCGAAATGCTTGTTGACCTCGGCGCGCTGGCGGAACGACCGGACCGTGGCGTCGGTATGCGCGAGGGTCAGTTGGCCGCGCTCGGAGTACATGATGTTGAAGTCGAACTCGTTGGACAGGCCCTGAAACATCTTCACCGACTCGACATAGAACTTCACGCCTTCGCTGGTCAGGTAATTGGAGCGGATCACCGCCGTGTTGCGCGCTGTATTGCCGCCGCCCAGGTAACCTTTTTCCAGCACGGCAATATTGGTGATGCCGTGGTATTTCGACAGGTAGTAGGCGGTAGCCAGGCCATGCCCGCCGCCGCCGATGATCACCACGTCGTAGGAGGACTTCAGTTCCTTGGGCGCAGGCAGATCTACCTCGACCGGGTACTCCGAGCTGAGCCCGTATTTCAACAGGTTGAAAGGCATACGGCCTCCGATTGGCTGCGTTGCGCGTGGGCTCGCTGCCGGGCAGCAGTCACGGTGTTTTTCATCAGAAAAGCGATGGTCATCGGGCCGACCCCGCCGGGAACCGGGGTGATGGCAGCGGCGACTTCGATGGCGCTGTCGAAATCCACATCGCCCACCAGGCGATTACGGCCGTGGTCCTCGATGCGATTGATACCGACGTCGATCACCACCGCGCCGCGCTTGAGCCAGCTGGCATCGATCAGGCGCGGACGGCCAACCGCCGCCACGACGATGTCGGCCAACTGGCACAAGGCCCTGGCGTCGTGACTGCGCGAATGCACCACCGTCACCGAGCAATGCGCTTGCAGCAGCAGGGCGGCCATGGGTTTGCCGACGATGTTGGAACGACCGATCACCACCGCATGCTTGCCGCTTAGATCGCCGCAGGTTTCTTCAAGCAAGTGCAGGCAGCCGCTGGGCGTGCAGGGCGTCAGTACGTTACGTCCCTGACTCAGGCCTCCGACGTTTTCACTGTGAAAACCGTCTACGTCCTTGCCCGGATCGATAGACTGCAGTACGCGGTTTTCTTCTAGGTGAGCGGGCAAGGGCAGTTGCAGGAGAATGCCGTTTACCGTGTTGTCGGCGTTCAATTCGGCAATCAACGCCAGTAAGCGTGCTTGGCTGCTGTCGGCCGGCAGTCGGTGCTCCAGCGAGCGAATGCCGGCTTCCTCGGCGCGCAGGATCTTGTTGCGTACGTAGACCTCACTGGCCGCGTCGTTACCTACCAGGATTACGGCCAGCGCCGGTTCGATGCCTTCGGCCTTCAAGGTGTCCACATCGTGTTTGACCTGTTGCAGAACGCGAGCGGCGGCGGCCTTGCCGTCGATGATGTGTGCGCTCATCGGAACACCACCGTTCGATCCGTGTTGAGAAACACGCGGTGCTCCAGGTGGTACTTGACTGCCCGCGACAGCGCGATGGTTTCGTTATTGCGTCCCGCCGCGACCAGGTCGGCAGGCAGGTAGACGTGATCGACGCGCTGCACTTCCTGCTCGATGATCGGACCTTCATCCAGGTCGCTGGTGACGTAGTGCGCGGTGGCGCCGATCAGCTTCACGCCGCGCTCGTAAGCCTGATGGTAGGGCTTGGCGCCCTTGAAACCCGGCAGAAACGAGTGATGGATATTGATCGCCCGACCCGCCAGTTGCTGGCACAGGTCGTCGGAGAGAATCTGCATGTAGCGCGCCAGCACCACCAGCTCGGTGCTGGTTTCATCGACCACCTTCATCAGCGCGGCTTCCTGCGCAGCCTTGGTTTCCCTGGTCACGGGCAGGTAGATGAAGCGAATGCCCTCACGTTCGGCCATCGGTCGCAGATCCAGGTGATTGGAGACGATGGCGGTGATGGTCATGTCCATTTCGCCCTTGTAGTAGCGGTACAGCAGGTCGGTCAGGCAGTGATCGAACTTGCTGACCATCAGCAGCACACGCATCGGCCGGCGCGTGTCGTGCAGCTCCCACTGCATGGCGAAGTCGTTGGCCACAGCGTCGAAGCCGGCTTTCAACTGCTGGATATCGCCCTCATGACCATCGTTGAAACGAAACACTGCGCGCATGAAAAAAGTGCCGCTGTACTCATCGTCGAACTGGGCCATTTCACCGATGTAGCAGCTGTTGCCAGCCAGGTAGGAGGTCACCGCCGCGACAATGCCGGAGGTCGCCGGGCAGCTGATCTTCAGGATGAAATGGTTCTTCTCGTGTTGCATGGCGTGTCCTCTGAAGGATGGCGGCAGTTTGGCGCAGGGCGAAAATGGTCAGATGCAGAGGGTTTCGTTGGCGAATAAAATTCTCTACAGGAATTTAATATTCTTGAGTGCTGTTTATAGGCGAAAGGAAATCCAGCGTCCAGGGGTTTCTGGAAACTTTGTTTACTAAAGGGAATATGGAGGGGCGAAGCAGCCGGGAGAGCGGAGCTCAGGCTCACGCTCCTGAAGACAGAAAACGCCTGCAGCAGGCGTTTTCCGGAAGCAGGAAGGGGGTTTACTCGTGATGCGCCTCACCAACAAACGTCAGCGAGGTAAACAAGCCGCGTTCGGCGATGTCGGCGTTGTCCTTGACCGGCAGCGTGACCTCGGCCGCGATGATATTCAGCCCCTCGTTACGCACGATGACGCTGGCCAGACCTTGTGCATCGGTTTCGGCGCTGACGACATCCGGTGCACTGCGGTAATCGCCGATCAGTTTGATGCCGGCGGCAGGTTTGCCGTCGATCAGTACGCGCACCGGCAGTGCTTTGCCTGCGCCGACTTTCAAGGGATCGGTCTGCGGTACGATCACGAAATTCAGTTTGTTGAACGCTGGCAGGTGCGCGCCTTCGGCGTAAATCGCCACGCTGTATTTGAAGGTGTGGATGGAGTCGGTGCCGTTGGGCACCTTGCTGCGGCCCTCGTTGATCCATTGCTTCCCGGCGTTGCGCGTCCACATGCCGTTATCCAGCGCAACGCTCATGACCGCAGGCGGCTTGAGCGGCACCAGACGCGCGTGGTCGTCAAGGCGTTGTACCGTCACCGGGATCATTTTGCCCTGCAGGTCGTAGGCCCACGCACCGCTGACTTTCTGCGCCTTGAAGGCGTTGTCTTCGGCGCCATGACCGTAGACCACTTCGATATTGCCGCGACGCTGTTCGGTCCACAGACCGTGCGCATTGACGTGACTGGCGAACAAAGCGCCGAGCAGGCCCAGGGCCAGGAAAGGTTTGCTTGAAAGCATGATGCGTCCTTGTTGTTGGGAGCGGGGTGTTGTGAATCGGGTGGTCATGGGCGTCAGAGACTGAGGGTCAGGCTGACCGTGAAGTTGCGCGGTTCGCCAGGCGCGACCCAGTAGTTGCTGTAGGAGCGCTCGTAGTATTTTTCATCGAAAATATTGTTCAGGTTCAGACCTACCGTGACGTTGTCGCTGGCTTTGTAATGCGCCAGCAGGTCTACGGTCTGGTAGGCCGGCAGCTCGAAGTCAGCGCCTGACTGCCCCGAGCGGTCGCCCACGTAGGTGTACGCCGCGCCCACATCCGAGCCGCGCAGCGCGCCTTCCTGGAACTCATAGACGCCCAGCAGGCTGCCGCTGTGTTTGGCGACACCGAGGATGCGACTGCCGGTGGGGATGCTCTGGTCGCCCTTGGTCACTTCGGCGTCAATGTAGGCGAAGGCACCGATGACCCGAATGGCTTCGCTGACCTGCCCGGTAAATTGCAGATCCAAGCCCTGGCTGCGAGCCTTGCCCACCGCACGATTGGTGTCGGTGCCCGGATCCAGCGCGAGAACGTTTTCCTTTTCGATATGAAAGGCGGCGAGGGTGGTGCTCAGGCGATCGTCGAACAGTTCGCTCTTGATCCCGACTTCGTAGCCGACGCCTTCTTCCGGGTCGAAGGTTTTGCCGGCGGCATCCAGGCCATTGTTGGGCTTGAACGAGGTGGAGGCGTTGGCGAACAGGCCGACCTGCGGTGTGAGTTGATAAAGCAGCCCGGCGCGCTGAGTGAAAGCGTCCTGGCGCTGACCGGAGGTGGCGTTGGTGGTGAAGTCATCGACCTGCTGATCGAAGTGCTCGTAGCGTACCCCGATCATGCCGCGCAGCTTGTCGGTAAAGACAATCTGGTCCTGCAGGTTCAGCGCGCGGCTTTCGACATGCTCGTAGAAATCAGTACCGGAGCGTGCGCCGGCGGGTTTCGGCTGGCCGTAGACCGGGTTGTAGATGTCGATGGCGTAGGGGCTGCCGGCGATGGTCGTGACGCGTTCGTTCTTGCGATAGTTCTCGTACTCGGTGCCGATCAGCACCTCGTGCTCGACCCCCATGCCATCGAAACGGCCGCGTAACTCTAACTGGGTGATGCTGTCATGCCAATTATTGTCGCGCTCCCGATAACGCCGATTGACGGTGTGCCCGTCGGCGTTCAGCGGGCGCGCCTCGCTGGCAAAACCGGACATCTCGCCCTGTTTGTAATGGCTGGCCAGGCGCAGCGACCACACATCGTTGAGCTGGTGGTCCAGCGCAAACTGGACCATGTTGTTGTCGTTATCGATGTCATCGGCCGGCTCGCCGAGGAAGGTCGAACGCGACACGCCGCTCCACTTGTTGTTGGGGGCGACCACGCCTCGGTCGAAAGTCGATGTGTGTCGGACGAACTCGGTTTCCACCAGCAGACGGGTGTCAGGGTTCAATTGCCAACTGAAGGACGGGGCGACAAACACCCGTTTGCTCTCTACATGGTCACGAAAGCTGTTGTTGTCTTCTACGGCCAGATTGACCCGCGAAAGCAGATTGCCTTCTTCATCCAGCGGCGTGTTGACGTCCAGCGCGGTGCGATAGCGATCCCAGCTGCCTGCGCTGGTCTGTAAGGTGGTAAAGGCTTCAGGCTGGGGTTTTTTGCTGACGATATTGACCGTGCCGCCCGGATCGCCACGCCCGTACAGGCTGGCGGCGGGGCCTTTCAGCACTTCGATGCGTTCGATGTTTGCGGCATCCGGCGTGGCAGGGTAGCCGCGGTTGGCGCTGAAGCCATCCTTGTAGAACTCGGACGTGGTAAAGCCGCGGATGCTGTACTCGTAAAGCGTCAGCCCGCCGAAGTTATTCTGCTTCGATACGCCGCCGGCAAAATCCAGCGCGCGCTCGACATTGTTGCTGCCAAGGTCCTTGAGCACTGAGGCAGGTACGACGCTGATCGACTGCGGGATATCCGCGATGGCAGTGTCGGTTTTGGTGGCCGTGGCCGAGCGGGTGGCGCGGTAGCCCTGGATCGGGCTGGTGGCGGTCTCGTACTGATAGTCGGAGGTGACGTTGACGCTTTCCAGTTCAATGGTCTGCGGGCCTTCCTCCGCGTATCCCGTATTGCCCAAAACTCCGATTGCCAAGCCTGCCAGAGACGCGATTCTACGAGACGACATATGAGACTTCCTGATAGTAATAGATACAATATAACATCTCCTTTGAGAATTATTGTTGTTTGTTGACGAGAGATGTAACCGTTGCATCTATCAGCAGGCATCCCGGGTTGATGCTCAGGATTCACGTGGTGGGAAAGGGGATAAAGTGCAAGGTCCATTTCCGTTGAGGAAATGGACCTTGCTCACTTACGCCAGCAACTCTGTCCCGAGTTGAAACGCCACCCACAACGCCAGTCCGGTGGCGAAGGTCAGCGCGATGTTTTCGAACCAGTTGTTGCGGTATTCCTTGCTCAGCAGTGACTTCTGATTGGACATGATCAGCAGCCCCAGCGAGATGACGGGCAACCCGATGATATTCAGCGCGTTGACGCCCAGCGTCAGGGTCACGAAGTCCGGCATGCCGGGCAGCGACCAGATCAGCGGGGTGACCAGAATGAACAGCATGAACCACCGGTGCATCGGGTCGTGGTGGAACACTTTGCCGTAGCGTTCGCGGCGCTTGGGCTGGATGTGCTGGAAGGCATCGGTGATCAGCATCGGAAAGGCTGTGGTCTTGCCGGAAATACTGGCGAACAGCGTGGCGAATACGCCGATGAAGAAGATGTACCAGCCCAGCGGGCCGAAGAAGATTTCCAGTGCCTTGCCCAGATCCGCCAGGGTATTGACCTGAATTCCGTTGGGCCGCAGGATTTCGACGCCCACCACCCAGATGGCCAGGTTGATGATGATGCCGACGATCACCGCGAACAGCAGATCGTTGCGCTGGATGCGCTTGTGCTCGGGGCCGGTCCAGCCTTTTTCACGCATCACGTAAGGGTGGACGAAGTTGGCGATCGACCCGGCCACGGCGCCGATCACCGAGACCGCCACCAGCAGCGCACCGTGCACGCCTTCATCAGGCGGAATACTGAAGCCGATGGTGCCCTTGATGATGCCGGTGACATCGGGTCCGGACATGATCGCCAGGGTCAGAAATGCCAGGGTCATGATGGCCAGCAGCACCTTCATCACGCCTTCGATCATTGCGTAGATATTGCGCCCCACCAACAGCCACACGGCAATCACCACTGCGACGGAGCAGAGCAGTGGCTGGTCGATGTGCAGCAGCATGGCAAGCGCCTCGCCAGCGCCCTTGATCATGTAGGCGTTTATCAAATGCCCCATGAGCAATGCGTAGCCAAGCATGAACCAGGCAAACAGCGGATGCAGCTGCGCGTAACCCTGAAGGATGGTCATGCCCTGGTTATTGCAGAGCTGGAAGCGGGCGATGATGTTGACGATCAGAAACCTGAGCAACAGCGAAATCGCCAGTACCCACATCATGGCGTAACCATAGCTGGCGCCTGCAACCGATGAGGTGATCAGGTCGCCCGCGCCCAGCCAGGACAGCACGGCGATAATGCCGGGCCCCAATAGCTTGGCAAGTTTCTTGAGACGGGGTTCGGCTACTGGCGTGGCCGTTTCTTTGAGAGACGGGGTATGCGGCATGCGGTGAATCTCCATTTTTTATTGTAATGAGATGTCAGTCACTGCCAGACAAGATAAGACGTCGTACAACATTGGTCGTGAGTGAAAATGTAACTATGTGTGAACCGACTGCGAGCCGGGCTAAGCTCGAGTCTGCCAATCCTGTCTTCTCTGGAGAGCCAATGACGTTTCCAATACTCGCCGCTGCCCAATTCTGCTCTGCGCGGGGAGATATCGAAAACAATCTCTCCGGGCACCTGGCGTTCATGCAACAGGCATCTGAGCTGGGCGCCAGTTACTTGCTGTTTCCCGAATTGTCACTGACAGGCTACGAGCCGGAATTGGCTCGCGAGCTGGCTTTGCTTGCAGACGATGCGCGTCTGGCGCCGCTCGTGGCATTGGCGGTGAAATTGCAATTGACGACCACCGTTGGCGTGCCACTCAGGGGGCCGAGCGACAGTGTCCTGATCGGCGCATTGACCTTCACCGCCGCGGGCGATGTCATCGCCTATGCCAAGCAATACCTGCATCC encodes:
- a CDS encoding sarcosine oxidase subunit delta, which encodes MKIMTCPLNGPRNISEFTYGGEFKHMPDPQTCSDAEWADYVFNSEDTLGVVREWWMHNPSSYWFLAERHTGSDEIIRTFDPRELFTARIDFAPLASKEIAG
- a CDS encoding FAD-dependent oxidoreductase, whose product is MPFNLLKYGLSSEYPVEVDLPAPKELKSSYDVVIIGGGGHGLATAYYLSKYHGITNIAVLEKGYLGGGNTARNTAVIRSNYLTSEGVKFYVESVKMFQGLSNEFDFNIMYSERGQLTLAHTDATVRSFRQRAEVNKHFGGRTEMIDRQQIRELVPSLNLDPGHLPVLAGLWHIDGGTARHDAVAWGYAKQAAKRGVEIHQLTEVQELVIENGTIKAVKTNRGTIQCGCAVQAVAGMSSQMMKKAGIRSPIQTFPLQAMVTQPFKPFLDPLVSSSALHCYVQQTSRGEVVFGGGSDPYPLFNSRSTLDLKESLLAHAIEMFPFLANAKLMRQWAGITDMTPDYSPIMGLSPVRNYYLDAGWGTWGFKATPICGKTMAELVASGGKVPELIKPFALERFSTFQQVNEMGATAASH
- the folD gene encoding bifunctional methylenetetrahydrofolate dehydrogenase/methenyltetrahydrofolate cyclohydrolase FolD, with the translated sequence MSAHIIDGKAAAARVLQQVKHDVDTLKAEGIEPALAVILVGNDAASEVYVRNKILRAEEAGIRSLEHRLPADSSQARLLALIAELNADNTVNGILLQLPLPAHLEENRVLQSIDPGKDVDGFHSENVGGLSQGRNVLTPCTPSGCLHLLEETCGDLSGKHAVVIGRSNIVGKPMAALLLQAHCSVTVVHSRSHDARALCQLADIVVAAVGRPRLIDASWLKRGAVVIDVGINRIEDHGRNRLVGDVDFDSAIEVAAAITPVPGGVGPMTIAFLMKNTVTAARQRAHAQRSQSEAVCLSTC
- the purU gene encoding formyltetrahydrofolate deformylase, with amino-acid sequence MQHEKNHFILKISCPATSGIVAAVTSYLAGNSCYIGEMAQFDDEYSGTFFMRAVFRFNDGHEGDIQQLKAGFDAVANDFAMQWELHDTRRPMRVLLMVSKFDHCLTDLLYRYYKGEMDMTITAIVSNHLDLRPMAEREGIRFIYLPVTRETKAAQEAALMKVVDETSTELVVLARYMQILSDDLCQQLAGRAINIHHSFLPGFKGAKPYHQAYERGVKLIGATAHYVTSDLDEGPIIEQEVQRVDHVYLPADLVAAGRNNETIALSRAVKYHLEHRVFLNTDRTVVFR
- a CDS encoding DUF4198 domain-containing protein; the protein is MLSSKPFLALGLLGALFASHVNAHGLWTEQRRGNIEVVYGHGAEDNAFKAQKVSGAWAYDLQGKMIPVTVQRLDDHARLVPLKPPAVMSVALDNGMWTRNAGKQWINEGRSKVPNGTDSIHTFKYSVAIYAEGAHLPAFNKLNFVIVPQTDPLKVGAGKALPVRVLIDGKPAAGIKLIGDYRSAPDVVSAETDAQGLASVIVRNEGLNIIAAEVTLPVKDNADIAERGLFTSLTFVGEAHHE
- a CDS encoding TonB-dependent siderophore receptor; this translates as MSSRRIASLAGLAIGVLGNTGYAEEGPQTIELESVNVTSDYQYETATSPIQGYRATRSATATKTDTAIADIPQSISVVPASVLKDLGSNNVERALDFAGGVSKQNNFGGLTLYEYSIRGFTTSEFYKDGFSANRGYPATPDAANIERIEVLKGPAASLYGRGDPGGTVNIVSKKPQPEAFTTLQTSAGSWDRYRTALDVNTPLDEEGNLLSRVNLAVEDNNSFRDHVESKRVFVAPSFSWQLNPDTRLLVETEFVRHTSTFDRGVVAPNNKWSGVSRSTFLGEPADDIDNDNNMVQFALDHQLNDVWSLRLASHYKQGEMSGFASEARPLNADGHTVNRRYRERDNNWHDSITQLELRGRFDGMGVEHEVLIGTEYENYRKNERVTTIAGSPYAIDIYNPVYGQPKPAGARSGTDFYEHVESRALNLQDQIVFTDKLRGMIGVRYEHFDQQVDDFTTNATSGQRQDAFTQRAGLLYQLTPQVGLFANASTSFKPNNGLDAAGKTFDPEEGVGYEVGIKSELFDDRLSTTLAAFHIEKENVLALDPGTDTNRAVGKARSQGLDLQFTGQVSEAIRVIGAFAYIDAEVTKGDQSIPTGSRILGVAKHSGSLLGVYEFQEGALRGSDVGAAYTYVGDRSGQSGADFELPAYQTVDLLAHYKASDNVTVGLNLNNIFDEKYYERSYSNYWVAPGEPRNFTVSLTLSL
- a CDS encoding Nramp family divalent metal transporter, whose product is MPHTPSLKETATPVAEPRLKKLAKLLGPGIIAVLSWLGAGDLITSSVAGASYGYAMMWVLAISLLLRFLIVNIIARFQLCNNQGMTILQGYAQLHPLFAWFMLGYALLMGHLINAYMIKGAGEALAMLLHIDQPLLCSVAVVIAVWLLVGRNIYAMIEGVMKVLLAIMTLAFLTLAIMSGPDVTGIIKGTIGFSIPPDEGVHGALLVAVSVIGAVAGSIANFVHPYVMREKGWTGPEHKRIQRNDLLFAVIVGIIINLAIWVVGVEILRPNGIQVNTLADLGKALEIFFGPLGWYIFFIGVFATLFASISGKTTAFPMLITDAFQHIQPKRRERYGKVFHHDPMHRWFMLFILVTPLIWSLPGMPDFVTLTLGVNALNIIGLPVISLGLLIMSNQKSLLSKEYRNNWFENIALTFATGLALWVAFQLGTELLA